Proteins encoded in a region of the Clostridium beijerinckii genome:
- a CDS encoding cation:dicarboxylate symporter family transporter, translated as MKKLGLAFQILLGLVLGIAIGAAFYGNPVVASYLQPIGDIFIRLIKMIVVPIVFSSLVVGVAGVGDIKQVGKIGGKTILYFEIVTTVAIVIGLVVANVAHPGSGINIQQLSSVSIEKYMNTAETVSSHGFADTFLNIVPTNIFESLSKGDLLAVIFFSVMFGLGVAAIGEKGKPVLAFCQGVADSMFWVTNQIMKLAPLGVFGLIGVTVSKFGVASLIPLGKLVISVYVAMIFFIFVIFGLIGKICGSSIISLMKILKDEIILAYTTASSEAVLPKLMEKMEKYGCPKAITSFVIPTGYSFNLDGSTLYQAIAALFIAQIYGINLPIATQINLVFVLMVTSKGMAGVPGASFVVLLATVGSVGIPVEGVAFIAGIDRIVDMARTVVNIIGNSLAVIVISKWEGKYDTEKGKKYLKAIKKAA; from the coding sequence ATGAAAAAATTAGGATTAGCATTTCAAATTCTTCTAGGGCTTGTACTAGGTATTGCAATAGGAGCTGCCTTTTATGGCAATCCAGTTGTAGCATCATATTTACAGCCTATTGGAGATATATTCATCAGATTAATCAAAATGATAGTTGTTCCTATAGTATTTTCATCACTTGTTGTTGGTGTTGCTGGTGTAGGCGATATTAAGCAGGTAGGAAAAATAGGAGGAAAAACTATACTGTATTTTGAAATAGTAACTACAGTTGCCATTGTAATAGGACTAGTTGTAGCTAATGTAGCTCATCCAGGAAGTGGAATTAATATTCAACAACTTTCGTCAGTTAGTATCGAAAAATATATGAATACAGCTGAAACTGTATCTAGCCATGGTTTTGCAGATACATTTTTAAATATTGTTCCAACAAATATCTTTGAATCTCTTTCAAAAGGTGATTTACTTGCAGTTATATTCTTTTCAGTTATGTTTGGTTTAGGTGTTGCTGCAATTGGAGAAAAAGGAAAGCCTGTTCTTGCTTTTTGTCAAGGTGTGGCGGATTCAATGTTTTGGGTAACTAATCAAATTATGAAACTTGCACCACTTGGAGTATTTGGATTAATTGGTGTAACAGTTTCTAAATTTGGAGTAGCTTCATTAATTCCATTAGGTAAATTAGTTATTAGTGTTTATGTAGCTATGATTTTCTTTATATTTGTTATATTTGGCTTGATAGGGAAGATATGTGGTTCAAGCATTATATCACTTATGAAGATTTTAAAAGATGAAATTATTCTTGCGTACACTACAGCAAGTTCTGAAGCAGTTTTACCAAAACTTATGGAGAAGATGGAAAAGTATGGTTGTCCGAAAGCTATTACATCTTTTGTTATTCCAACGGGGTATTCATTTAACTTAGATGGATCTACATTATATCAGGCTATTGCAGCACTTTTTATCGCTCAAATATATGGGATAAATCTGCCAATTGCTACGCAAATAAATTTAGTATTTGTATTAATGGTTACATCAAAAGGTATGGCTGGAGTTCCAGGAGCATCCTTTGTTGTTTTATTAGCAACCGTTGGTTCTGTAGGTATACCTGTAGAAGGAGTAGCTTTCATTGCAGGAATAGATCGTATTGTTGACATGGCAAGAACTGTTGTTAATATAATTGGAAACTCATTAGCTGTTATCGTTATTTCTAAATGGGAAGGAAAATATGATACAGAAAAAGGAAAGAAATATTTGAAAGCTATCAAAAAAGCAGCTTAA